The Solibacillus sp. FSL W7-1436 genome window below encodes:
- a CDS encoding undecaprenyl-diphosphate phosphatase, giving the protein MEWIELLKALILGFVEGMTEFAPVSSTGHMIIVDDMWLQTKEFLGSGSANTFKIVIQLGSILAVVFVMWKRLLSLVGLYKLEGQKKTRFNLGHVIVGIIPAGIFGVLFEDFIDENLFSIKTVIIGLIIGAIFMIIADKFGPKKPSITSLDDISYSKALKVGFIQCLSLWPGFSRSGSTISGGVLLGLDHKTAADFTFIMAVPIMAGASGLSLVKNWDQINADHFWFYVVGFVSAFVFALISIKFFLKLISKVKLTPFAIYRIVLALILIIVLAV; this is encoded by the coding sequence ATGGAATGGATTGAGCTTTTAAAAGCTTTAATTTTAGGGTTTGTCGAAGGGATGACCGAATTTGCGCCTGTTTCCTCAACAGGACATATGATCATTGTTGATGATATGTGGCTGCAGACAAAGGAATTTTTAGGATCAGGCTCGGCAAATACATTTAAAATCGTAATTCAGCTTGGGTCAATATTGGCGGTCGTTTTCGTTATGTGGAAACGATTACTAAGTCTGGTTGGATTATATAAATTAGAGGGCCAGAAAAAAACGCGTTTTAATCTGGGACATGTAATAGTCGGTATTATTCCGGCCGGTATTTTTGGTGTGCTGTTTGAAGATTTTATCGATGAAAACTTATTCAGTATCAAAACCGTTATTATCGGGTTAATTATCGGAGCGATCTTTATGATCATTGCCGATAAGTTTGGACCGAAAAAGCCTTCAATTACGTCACTGGATGATATTTCGTACAGTAAAGCATTGAAAGTAGGATTTATCCAATGTCTATCGCTTTGGCCAGGGTTTTCACGCTCAGGCTCAACGATTTCAGGCGGGGTACTTCTTGGACTGGATCATAAAACAGCTGCGGACTTTACGTTCATAATGGCCGTGCCGATTATGGCAGGGGCAAGTGGTTTGTCGCTTGTTAAAAACTGGGATCAAATTAATGCCGATCACTTCTGGTTTTATGTAGTAGGCTTTGTGAGTGCGTTCGTATTTGCCCTTATTTCAATTAAATTCTTCCTGAAGCTGATTTCAAAAGTGAAATTAACGCCATTTGCGATTTACCGAATCGTGCTGGCACTGATTTTAATTATCGTTTTAGCTGTATAA
- a CDS encoding TIGR00266 family protein, whose translation MKNHEIDYVLHGDDMQFVEVELDPQETVVAEAGSLMMMEDQIGMETVFGDGSANQGSGLMGKLLGAGKRLITGESLFMTTFTNNGMGKRKVYFASPYPGKIIPMNLSQLDGKIICQKDAFLAAAKGVSVGVEFQRKLGTGFFGGEGFIMQKLEGDGMAFVHAGGTIYERKLQPGETLRIDTGCLVAMTQDVNYDIEMVSGIKTALFGGEGLFFATLSGPGTVWVQSLPFSRLASRVFAAAPVSQGGGGKDAGEGGIGGLFDMFNK comes from the coding sequence ATGAAAAATCATGAAATCGACTACGTCTTACATGGCGATGATATGCAGTTTGTTGAGGTGGAGCTTGACCCGCAGGAAACGGTTGTGGCGGAAGCGGGAAGTTTAATGATGATGGAAGATCAAATCGGGATGGAGACCGTTTTCGGTGATGGCTCGGCAAATCAGGGCTCAGGATTGATGGGCAAATTACTTGGTGCAGGAAAACGTTTAATTACAGGTGAAAGCTTATTCATGACAACGTTCACTAACAACGGTATGGGCAAACGTAAAGTATATTTCGCTTCCCCGTATCCAGGTAAAATCATTCCAATGAATTTAAGCCAACTGGACGGTAAAATCATCTGTCAGAAAGATGCATTTCTAGCTGCGGCGAAAGGTGTATCTGTTGGCGTAGAATTCCAAAGAAAATTAGGAACAGGATTCTTCGGTGGTGAAGGATTCATTATGCAGAAGCTTGAAGGCGATGGAATGGCTTTTGTGCATGCAGGCGGAACAATTTACGAACGCAAACTTCAGCCGGGGGAAACATTGCGCATCGATACAGGCTGTTTAGTCGCAATGACACAAGATGTAAATTACGATATCGAAATGGTAAGCGGCATTAAAACGGCTTTATTCGGTGGAGAAGGATTATTCTTTGCAACGCTTTCCGGTCCCGGTACAGTTTGGGTACAATCATTACCATTCAGCCGTCTGGCAAGCCGTGTGTTTGCTGCAGCACCAGTTTCTCAAGGTGGTGGCGGTAAAGACGCAGGTGAAGGCGGCATCGGCGGATTATTTGATATGTTCAATAAATAG
- a CDS encoding aldehyde dehydrogenase family protein, whose product MKLLNFIGGEWIEDDSLQTMPVINPANGEQLGTIPLSTKFQVELAAQKAKAAQKEWALVPAPKRADYLYEIAFKLKEKKEHLAQILTKEMGKVIEEARGEVQEGIDMALYMAAEGRRLFGETVPSELPNKFAMSVRAPIGVAGLITPWNFPIAIATWKSFPALVAGNTVVWKPSNETPFMAYELAKIFEEVGLPPGVVNVVFGSGPTVGTAIVEHPDIRVISFTGSTTTGSKVAELGGKHLKKVSLEMGGKNAVIVMDDADLDLALEGILWSAFGTAGQRCTACSRVIVHKNVKQELENRLVEATKQLTIGDGLDPSVKVGPVINKAALEKINHYVQIGKQQGANLLIGGEILSEGELAKGYYYAPTIFTDVEASSILAQEEIFGPVISMIEVSSLEEAIEVNNGVKFGLSSSIFSQDINKIFKAQQLLDTGIVYVNAGTTGAEIHLPFGGTKGTGNGHRDSGQAALDVYTEWKSIYVDYSGKLQRAQIDNNA is encoded by the coding sequence ATGAAACTGTTAAATTTTATTGGTGGAGAATGGATAGAAGACGATTCATTGCAAACGATGCCTGTGATCAATCCTGCAAATGGTGAACAGTTAGGAACGATACCACTTTCGACAAAATTCCAAGTCGAACTCGCTGCTCAAAAGGCGAAGGCGGCTCAAAAAGAATGGGCGCTAGTCCCTGCGCCAAAACGAGCAGATTATTTATATGAAATTGCATTTAAACTGAAAGAAAAGAAAGAACATCTTGCGCAAATATTAACGAAGGAAATGGGCAAGGTCATTGAAGAAGCGCGCGGAGAAGTACAAGAAGGAATCGACATGGCACTTTATATGGCAGCAGAAGGTAGACGTTTATTTGGAGAAACGGTCCCGTCGGAATTGCCGAATAAGTTTGCGATGAGTGTGCGTGCTCCGATTGGGGTGGCAGGACTTATTACGCCGTGGAATTTCCCGATTGCAATTGCGACATGGAAGTCATTCCCTGCACTCGTTGCCGGTAATACGGTTGTATGGAAGCCTTCCAACGAAACACCTTTTATGGCTTACGAGCTGGCAAAAATATTTGAGGAGGTCGGCTTGCCGCCTGGTGTTGTCAACGTTGTATTCGGTTCAGGCCCTACAGTCGGAACAGCGATTGTCGAGCATCCGGACATCCGTGTCATTTCCTTTACCGGGTCTACAACGACAGGCAGTAAAGTAGCTGAGCTTGGCGGAAAGCATCTGAAAAAAGTTTCGCTTGAAATGGGCGGGAAAAATGCTGTCATTGTAATGGATGATGCTGATTTGGACTTGGCACTTGAAGGAATATTATGGAGCGCATTTGGTACGGCAGGACAGCGCTGTACAGCATGTAGCCGTGTAATTGTGCATAAAAATGTAAAACAGGAGTTGGAAAATCGTCTTGTGGAAGCAACGAAGCAGCTGACAATCGGGGACGGGTTGGATCCTTCGGTTAAAGTAGGACCTGTCATTAATAAGGCGGCACTTGAAAAAATCAATCATTATGTGCAGATTGGTAAGCAGCAAGGTGCGAATCTGCTGATTGGTGGAGAAATTTTATCTGAAGGCGAATTGGCAAAAGGCTATTACTATGCCCCGACAATTTTTACCGATGTGGAAGCATCTAGCATTCTCGCGCAAGAAGAAATTTTCGGTCCTGTTATTAGTATGATTGAAGTCAGCAGTTTGGAAGAGGCAATTGAAGTGAATAACGGTGTTAAGTTTGGCTTATCAAGTTCGATTTTCTCGCAAGATATCAACAAAATCTTCAAAGCACAGCAGTTGCTTGATACAGGGATTGTTTATGTAAATGCCGGAACAACAGGTGCGGAAATTCACTTGCCGTTTGGCGGGACGAAAGGTACAGGAAATGGTCACCGCGATTCAGGTCAGGCAGCTCTTGATGTTTATACAGAATGGAAGAGTATTTATGTAGACTACAGCGGCAAGTTGCAACGTGCCCAAATCGATAATAACGCTTGA
- a CDS encoding saccharopine dehydrogenase family protein: MKVVVLGAGLMGKEVARDLVLSEDVKKIYLADVSTGPAKDFVTTLNTDKVEVVQLDAEDDKALRDVISRGDVVVNALFYKFNKRVAQAAIDAGVHSVDLGGHIGGITESIFELHGQAVDNGVTIIPDLGVAPGMVNILTGYGATKFDSVDSIKLYVGGIPTTPQPPLHYIRVFSLDGVFDHYTEPSKMIQKGVLTEVESLTGLEPIYFDEFGVLEAFYTSGGISTLYKTFPHVKTLEYKTIRYKGHAEQFKLLADLGFLDKNNTVEAGGREVNVREVTREVLKRKLDIGDNVDAVLLRAIISGEKSEEQITYEYEMVVRKDTEQNVTAMARATANTISIVAQMIGKGLIVERGVFAPETVVPGREFIQEMAKRGVDIKETSHRSSMIVKW; the protein is encoded by the coding sequence ATGAAAGTAGTAGTGTTAGGTGCAGGGTTGATGGGGAAAGAAGTAGCGCGCGACTTAGTCCTTAGCGAAGATGTGAAAAAGATTTATTTAGCCGATGTTTCAACAGGTCCCGCTAAGGATTTTGTTACTACATTGAATACAGATAAGGTTGAAGTAGTGCAGCTCGATGCAGAAGATGACAAAGCATTGCGTGATGTCATCAGCCGCGGTGATGTAGTTGTGAATGCACTGTTCTATAAGTTCAATAAACGTGTTGCCCAAGCGGCAATTGATGCAGGAGTGCATTCAGTAGATTTAGGCGGCCATATTGGCGGAATTACAGAATCTATTTTTGAACTGCACGGTCAGGCGGTCGATAATGGCGTAACGATTATTCCGGACTTAGGTGTAGCACCGGGAATGGTCAATATTTTGACAGGTTACGGGGCGACAAAGTTTGATTCCGTAGATTCGATCAAACTGTATGTAGGCGGTATTCCAACAACGCCACAGCCTCCACTGCATTATATTCGTGTGTTCTCACTGGATGGGGTATTCGACCACTATACAGAGCCTTCGAAAATGATTCAAAAAGGTGTGCTTACAGAGGTCGAGTCTTTAACAGGACTGGAGCCGATCTACTTTGACGAGTTCGGAGTATTGGAGGCATTCTACACATCAGGCGGAATTTCAACTTTATATAAAACATTCCCTCATGTAAAAACACTCGAATATAAGACAATCCGCTATAAAGGTCATGCAGAGCAGTTCAAATTGCTTGCTGATTTAGGCTTCCTTGATAAGAACAATACAGTTGAAGCTGGCGGTCGTGAAGTAAATGTCCGGGAAGTAACGAGGGAAGTATTAAAGAGAAAATTGGATATCGGCGATAATGTCGATGCAGTCCTATTACGTGCAATTATTTCAGGTGAAAAGTCGGAAGAGCAAATTACGTATGAATATGAAATGGTCGTGCGTAAAGATACAGAGCAAAACGTGACGGCGATGGCACGTGCAACGGCAAATACGATTTCAATCGTGGCCCAAATGATTGGCAAGGGACTGATTGTGGAACGCGGTGTATTTGCACCGGAAACAGTTGTGCCAGGTCGTGAGTTTATTCAGGAAATGGCGAAGCGAGGTGTGGATATTAAAGAAACATCACACCGTTCATCAATGATTGTAAAGTGGTAG
- a CDS encoding acyl-CoA dehydrogenase family protein, producing the protein MNFEFTEEQKLLRKTVRQFVDAEIIPYIADWDAGGGFDPKLWKRLAELGLMGVCVPEKYGGAGMDYNSLAIVCEELERGDTAFRTAVSVHTGLNSMTLMQWGTEEQKEKYLLPQAKGEKIGAFGLTEPGAGSDVAAMSSFAKRVGDHYILNGQKTWISLCDIADHFLVFAYTDKEKAHHGISAFIVEREWAGFSSKAIKGKYGIRAGNTGELFFEDVKIPAENLLGEEGEGFKIAMSALDNGRFTVAAGAVGLIQACIEASVKYCKDRETFGKPIGEHQLVGQMLAKMEAGYEISRLLVYRAGELKNKGVRNTRETSLAKWQACDFANKAADDAVQIHGAYGYSDEYPVARYLRNSKAPVIYEGTREIHTMMQADYVLGKRADKKLRCMLPSWPFE; encoded by the coding sequence ATGAACTTCGAATTTACGGAAGAACAGAAACTTTTACGAAAAACTGTAAGACAATTTGTTGATGCAGAAATTATCCCTTATATTGCCGATTGGGATGCGGGCGGAGGTTTTGATCCGAAATTATGGAAGCGACTTGCCGAACTGGGTTTGATGGGGGTTTGTGTACCCGAAAAATACGGCGGAGCAGGAATGGACTATAATTCACTTGCAATTGTCTGTGAAGAGCTGGAGCGCGGGGATACGGCATTTCGTACGGCCGTCTCCGTTCATACCGGTTTAAATAGTATGACTCTTATGCAATGGGGCACTGAAGAGCAGAAGGAAAAATATTTGCTGCCCCAGGCGAAGGGCGAAAAAATCGGCGCATTCGGACTGACGGAACCTGGTGCCGGCTCGGATGTTGCGGCGATGAGCTCATTTGCAAAACGTGTTGGAGACCATTATATTTTGAACGGTCAAAAAACATGGATTTCCTTATGTGATATCGCAGACCATTTCCTTGTATTTGCGTATACGGATAAAGAAAAAGCACATCATGGTATTTCGGCATTTATCGTCGAGCGTGAATGGGCTGGCTTTAGCTCAAAGGCGATTAAGGGGAAATATGGTATTCGTGCCGGCAATACAGGTGAACTGTTCTTTGAGGATGTCAAAATTCCGGCAGAAAACTTACTCGGTGAAGAAGGAGAAGGTTTTAAAATTGCAATGTCCGCACTTGATAACGGTCGATTTACTGTTGCTGCAGGCGCGGTCGGCTTAATTCAGGCTTGTATCGAAGCAAGTGTCAAGTACTGCAAAGATCGGGAAACTTTCGGCAAACCGATTGGCGAGCATCAATTAGTCGGTCAAATGCTCGCAAAAATGGAAGCCGGCTATGAAATCAGTCGTCTGCTCGTATATCGCGCGGGAGAGCTGAAAAATAAAGGTGTGCGCAACACGAGGGAAACATCGCTCGCCAAATGGCAGGCTTGCGACTTTGCGAATAAAGCAGCGGATGATGCAGTTCAAATCCACGGGGCATACGGTTATTCTGATGAATATCCGGTAGCCCGTTATTTACGGAATTCCAAAGCACCGGTCATTTACGAAGGGACACGCGAAATTCATACAATGATGCAGGCAGATTATGTACTTGGCAAGCGTGCGGATAAGAAGTTGCGCTGTATGCTTCCAAGCTGGCCATTTGAATAA
- a CDS encoding GNAT family N-acetyltransferase: MALIRKMQAEDIAQVQDVARKSWNATYEGIIPFEIQEKFLKMAYNDESMKQRLDRSFLFVAEIESDIIGFANFSPVNDEGIAELGAIYLSPEHQGKGIGSALLQKGINELEGIKEVYINVEKDNKIGKSFYDAKGFQVVREFDDQFDGHTLKTVRMVLTV; this comes from the coding sequence ATGGCACTAATCCGCAAAATGCAGGCTGAAGACATAGCACAAGTCCAGGATGTGGCAAGAAAATCTTGGAACGCTACATATGAAGGAATCATTCCTTTTGAGATCCAGGAAAAGTTCCTAAAGATGGCCTACAATGATGAAAGTATGAAACAACGATTGGATCGTTCTTTTCTTTTTGTAGCTGAAATCGAGAGCGATATAATAGGATTCGCGAATTTCTCTCCTGTAAATGATGAAGGGATAGCTGAGTTAGGGGCGATTTACCTTTCTCCGGAACATCAAGGAAAAGGGATTGGCTCGGCTTTATTACAAAAAGGAATTAATGAACTGGAAGGTATTAAAGAAGTTTATATAAATGTTGAAAAAGACAATAAAATTGGCAAGAGCTTTTATGACGCAAAAGGCTTTCAGGTGGTAAGAGAGTTCGATGATCAATTTGATGGCCACACGTTAAAAACAGTGAGAATGGTATTAACTGTTTAA
- a CDS encoding SgcJ/EcaC family oxidoreductase produces the protein MNTEVQQLYNTLIDAWNRRDAKGMSDQFADQGVQIGFDGSKLIGKKEILAHLTPIFEDHPTAPFITKVKEIRSLGKDTAILYAIAGMVPPGKSDIEPAVNAHQTLVAVKKNNDWQVELFQNTPAQFHGRPELVEEMTEELRQLL, from the coding sequence ATGAACACTGAAGTACAACAACTTTACAATACACTGATTGATGCCTGGAATAGACGTGATGCCAAAGGGATGTCTGATCAATTTGCCGATCAGGGAGTCCAAATTGGGTTTGATGGAAGTAAGCTAATCGGCAAAAAGGAAATTTTAGCGCATCTTACACCTATTTTTGAAGATCATCCAACCGCTCCTTTTATAACGAAAGTAAAAGAGATACGTTCCCTTGGGAAAGATACGGCAATTTTATATGCAATTGCGGGAATGGTTCCTCCAGGGAAATCAGATATTGAGCCTGCTGTAAACGCCCATCAAACACTGGTCGCTGTGAAAAAGAACAACGATTGGCAAGTGGAGCTATTTCAAAATACTCCTGCACAGTTTCATGGGAGACCGGAATTAGTAGAGGAAATGACGGAAGAATTAAGGCAGTTGCTTTAA
- a CDS encoding IS3 family transposase (programmed frameshift), producing MTKKFLTSHQQTELKMNPYVKAVSDKAITYTDEFKRLFIAQSETGKLPREIFEEAGFDVEVIGITRVHKAATRWRTAYKKHGASGLEDTRKHSSGRPLERELSIEEKYTRLEAKMRLLEAENELLKKLGSTRKADVEKEIKLAPELKFELIHETIKKYNLKRMVSYLCEVLEVSRSGYYNYYKEQSIQKRTMKHQADEIVKEEILKAYRFRRRHKGARQIKMTLQNHYGINYNLKRIRRIMKKFGIICPIRKANPYRRMAKATKEHRTCANELQRNFKQGVAGKVLLTDITYLTYRNGKRAYLSTVKDAETNEILAYEVSSSLHLDIALNTLKKLRKHTHLAEDAFIHSDQGFHYTNPQFQAFVKKMGLGQSMSRRGNCWDNAPQESFFGHFKDEAYIKECETLEDVKQEIKSYMTYYNHYRGQWNLKKLPPVKYRQQLQQVA from the exons ATGACTAAAAAATTTTTAACCTCTCACCAACAAACAGAATTAAAAATGAACCCTTATGTAAAAGCAGTGAGCGATAAAGCGATTACGTACACAGATGAATTTAAACGATTATTTATTGCACAATCTGAAACAGGAAAACTGCCACGAGAAATTTTTGAGGAAGCAGGATTTGACGTTGAAGTAATCGGAATAACACGTGTTCATAAGGCAGCTACTCGCTGGAGAACGGCTTATAAAAAACATGGCGCCAGCGGTTTGGAAGATACGCGAAAACATAGTTCAGGACGTCCTCTTGAACGAGAATTAAGTATAGAAGAAAAATACACTCGACTTGAAGCAAAAATGCGTTTACTAGAAGCGGAAAATGAACTGCTAAAAAAGCTCG GATCTACTCGAAAGGCAGATGTTGAAAAAGAAATAAAACTCGCACCAGAATTAAAATTCGAATTAATTCATGAAACCATTAAAAAATATAACTTAAAGCGAATGGTGAGCTATCTTTGCGAAGTGTTGGAGGTATCACGTTCAGGTTATTATAACTACTATAAAGAGCAATCAATTCAAAAAAGAACGATGAAACACCAAGCAGATGAAATCGTAAAAGAAGAAATTTTAAAAGCTTATCGATTTCGAAGACGTCATAAAGGAGCGCGTCAAATTAAAATGACACTTCAAAACCACTATGGCATCAATTATAACTTAAAGCGTATTCGCCGCATTATGAAAAAATTTGGCATCATCTGTCCAATTCGGAAGGCAAATCCTTATCGTCGTATGGCGAAAGCAACGAAAGAACACCGCACTTGCGCGAATGAATTACAACGAAATTTCAAACAAGGTGTCGCTGGGAAAGTGTTATTAACAGACATCACGTATTTGACGTATCGAAATGGCAAACGTGCTTATTTATCTACGGTTAAAGACGCAGAAACAAATGAAATTCTCGCTTATGAAGTGTCGTCTTCTTTACACTTGGACATCGCTCTGAACACATTGAAGAAATTAAGAAAACACACGCATTTAGCAGAAGATGCCTTTATCCATTCGGATCAAGGATTTCATTATACAAATCCACAATTCCAGGCTTTCGTAAAGAAAATGGGCTTAGGTCAATCGATGTCACGTCGAGGCAACTGTTGGGACAACGCGCCCCAGGAATCATTCTTTGGTCATTTTAAAGATGAGGCATACATCAAAGAGTGTGAAACATTAGAAGACGTAAAGCAAGAAATCAAAAGTTATATGACGTACTACAATCATTATCGGGGTCAGTGGAATTTAAAAAAGCTGCCGCCTGTAAAGTACAGACAGCAGCTTCAACAAGTTGCCTAA
- a CDS encoding carbonic anhydrase — protein sequence MKKLGYLFFAMFSSLMLAACAEQKSEEKEVVTTSANHSDWSYEESTGPEHWGELDPSNLTCVNGSEQSPINVEFPEVKADGNLKETEIHYESTPFTLENNGHTIQANATTESNHIIIEGNEYKLSQFHFHTPSEHQFNGQNYDMELHLVHSDEKGELAVIGLMIQEGNENKLLASMWNELPTEKNAKADSEKYDIDLQALLPEDETTFHYTGSLTTPPCTEEVQWIIYEQPIEMSKEQIEAFRLIFPDNHRPVQPINERDINKNGE from the coding sequence ATGAAGAAACTTGGATACTTATTTTTTGCGATGTTCTCAAGTTTGATGCTTGCTGCATGCGCGGAACAAAAAAGTGAAGAAAAAGAAGTTGTTACAACAAGTGCTAATCATAGTGACTGGTCGTATGAAGAATCGACTGGACCTGAACACTGGGGGGAACTCGATCCGAGTAATTTAACATGTGTAAATGGAAGTGAACAATCGCCAATTAATGTTGAATTTCCCGAAGTAAAAGCAGATGGAAATTTAAAAGAGACTGAGATTCACTATGAATCAACACCGTTTACACTTGAAAATAACGGTCATACGATACAGGCGAATGCCACAACAGAAAGTAATCACATTATTATTGAAGGTAATGAGTACAAGCTATCACAATTTCATTTCCATACACCAAGCGAGCACCAGTTTAACGGGCAAAACTATGATATGGAACTGCATCTAGTGCATAGCGACGAGAAGGGAGAACTGGCTGTTATTGGATTGATGATTCAAGAAGGAAATGAAAATAAACTGCTTGCTTCAATGTGGAATGAGTTACCGACAGAAAAGAATGCAAAAGCTGATTCCGAAAAGTATGACATTGATTTACAAGCGCTATTGCCAGAAGATGAAACGACTTTTCATTACACCGGTTCATTAACGACACCTCCTTGTACAGAAGAAGTGCAGTGGATTATTTATGAGCAGCCGATTGAAATGTCAAAGGAACAGATAGAAGCGTTCCGTCTGATTTTCCCGGACAACCACCGTCCTGTTCAGCCGATTAATGAACGGGATATCAATAAAAATGGAGAATGA
- a CDS encoding AbrB family transcriptional regulator, with translation MLKVLILSLIGGYIFKLLHIPIPWMLGPIVIVMLAQFIYKGPLKWSGQMRDVGVVIVGTVIGVQFNTNLFGMIGSIIFYMLLLNVILIGGSIGIAYLTSRWANIPIKAAVLGAIPGGLGQIVIFAEEEKVEEIGIISYFQVIRLLLVVVFVPFIVAGQVISKPPTDAKLTISLILLIALAWVCSHLMKRIHLPVAFFITPIILLITLQLTTPLVMPQVPGIVMDVAQLLIGAHIGLMLKPHMIKLPVRVLAGGIFSALALIALTFGSSFLMSLALDTTFSTSFLSTAPGGLDQMVLLADAVKAEVSLVSMFQTFRLLFIFLLIMPLMKIFYRWREKKEIAYNQENSVVKY, from the coding sequence ATGCTAAAGGTGCTAATTTTATCATTAATTGGGGGATATATTTTTAAACTGTTGCACATCCCTATTCCATGGATGCTCGGCCCAATAGTTATCGTCATGTTAGCACAATTCATTTATAAAGGACCGCTCAAATGGTCCGGCCAAATGCGGGATGTAGGTGTCGTCATTGTAGGTACCGTGATCGGTGTACAATTTAACACTAATCTATTCGGCATGATAGGTTCTATTATATTTTATATGTTGCTTTTAAACGTTATTTTAATAGGAGGCTCAATCGGGATTGCTTATTTAACAAGCAGATGGGCAAATATCCCAATAAAAGCTGCAGTTCTGGGAGCTATTCCCGGAGGTTTAGGTCAGATTGTCATATTTGCTGAAGAAGAAAAAGTTGAGGAAATCGGCATCATTTCTTATTTTCAAGTAATCCGGCTATTATTAGTCGTCGTATTTGTTCCATTTATCGTTGCTGGTCAGGTAATAAGTAAACCTCCCACAGATGCTAAACTGACAATCAGTTTAATCTTGTTAATTGCACTAGCTTGGGTATGTTCCCATTTAATGAAACGTATCCATTTACCCGTTGCATTTTTCATTACACCAATCATTTTATTAATTACACTGCAACTCACTACCCCACTTGTCATGCCACAAGTACCAGGTATCGTTATGGATGTTGCCCAGCTTCTTATTGGTGCACATATTGGTTTAATGCTCAAGCCACATATGATAAAGCTGCCAGTACGTGTACTCGCAGGTGGAATTTTCAGCGCATTGGCACTGATTGCGCTGACATTCGGATCAAGTTTCTTAATGTCATTGGCATTGGATACGACATTTTCCACAAGCTTCCTAAGTACAGCTCCAGGCGGACTGGATCAAATGGTGTTATTAGCTGATGCAGTTAAGGCAGAGGTCTCGCTTGTTTCAATGTTCCAAACCTTTAGGCTACTGTTCATCTTTCTTTTAATCATGCCTTTAATGAAAATATTTTACCGTTGGCGCGAGAAAAAAGAAATTGCCTATAATCAGGAAAACAGTGTTGTAAAGTATTAA
- a CDS encoding VOC family protein yields the protein MEKFLYAPEIAKLGHVALVSEDLEKSLWFFRDTIGLEETEVVDGVHYLRAWGDFEHHTLSITAGEKSYIDHIGWRTKRREDVATFAQLLEDAGTEVRWIKAGEEVAQGEAIRFELPSGHRFELYYDMEKTPADESRKSVLKNQTYKSWAKGVSPRRIDHVNLQTSHDNAEIVQYLKEALGFNLREYFVNPDDVQVASWLSVTNLVHDVAVMSTPRSKEPNEMHHIAYWLDNAQDLLRAADILCEADVQFVGPGKHGISQAMYIYVKDPGSGLRLEIFTNGYLIFEPDWEPVKWTYEEYLKNGSAYWGDRRRDDVDREAQVKELAKS from the coding sequence ATGGAAAAATTTCTTTACGCACCGGAAATCGCAAAATTAGGGCACGTTGCTTTAGTATCAGAAGACCTTGAAAAATCTTTATGGTTCTTCCGTGACACAATCGGCTTGGAAGAAACAGAAGTTGTAGATGGTGTACACTATTTACGGGCTTGGGGTGATTTCGAACACCATACATTGTCAATTACAGCCGGTGAAAAATCTTATATCGATCATATCGGCTGGCGTACAAAACGACGTGAGGATGTAGCAACATTTGCCCAGTTATTAGAAGATGCAGGTACTGAAGTTCGCTGGATTAAAGCCGGTGAAGAAGTTGCACAAGGTGAAGCTATCCGCTTTGAACTACCAAGCGGCCACCGTTTTGAACTTTACTATGATATGGAAAAAACGCCTGCGGATGAATCACGAAAATCCGTACTTAAAAACCAAACGTATAAATCTTGGGCTAAAGGGGTTTCTCCACGTCGAATCGATCACGTAAATTTACAGACTTCACATGACAATGCTGAAATTGTACAGTATTTAAAAGAAGCATTAGGTTTCAATTTGCGCGAATATTTCGTCAATCCGGATGATGTGCAAGTTGCAAGCTGGTTATCTGTAACAAACTTAGTGCATGACGTTGCAGTTATGTCTACCCCACGTTCAAAAGAGCCAAATGAAATGCACCATATCGCTTACTGGTTAGACAATGCTCAAGACTTGCTTCGTGCTGCCGACATTTTATGTGAAGCTGATGTACAATTTGTAGGTCCAGGGAAACATGGGATTTCACAGGCAATGTATATTTACGTAAAAGATCCAGGCAGCGGTTTACGCCTTGAAATCTTTACAAATGGCTACTTAATCTTCGAACCAGACTGGGAGCCAGTAAAATGGACATATGAAGAATACCTTAAAAACGGTTCCGCATATTGGGGAGACCGCCGTCGCGACGATGTTGACCGTGAGGCACAAGTAAAAGAATTAGCGAAATCATAA